TAGTGGCTGTCGCCGCTTGGATGGTTTTGAATTCTTCGATGGTGGTGGGTTCCCCAAAAAAACTGACAGGTTTACGTTCTGTCAAATTTTGCGCCACAAGGGATACGGTAAACGAGACAAGGAGTAAAGATACGATTCGTTTCATGGGCAAAAATCCTAATGGTCTTTGGTCCAGTGGCAATCCTTTTTCTAAATTTTTTCTTTACCAAATTGCGATTGGGATTACGATTCTGGTATGAAAAAAATTTTGACTTTGGTTTTATTCCTTCTCCCTTTGATCATCACCTCACAAACATTAAAGGATGCGAAAGAATTCCAAGCCCTTTCTAAAAAAATGTGTGCTAAGACTTCCGAATGTATGAAAGAGAAATTAAAAGACCTCCCTCCGGAACAACGTAAGATGGTGGAATCACAATTTGTGAATGGGAATGTCTGTGAATCCCGTTACAAACAGTATGTTGTTGATGGACAAAAACCTAGTGCCAGCGACAAACCAAGCAAAAAACTCACGAAACAAGACATCGAAGACATGAAACAATGCGCCAAAGAAATGGCCGCCTTTTCTTGTGCTGATTTAGAAGAAGGGAAAGTGCCTTCTGCTTGCGAAAAATTCCAATCCGAAGAAGAATAAAAAAACAAAATCCCTTCCCGAATGGGATCATCGAGTTGTCATGGGATCCCATTCCGATGACAACGTTCGGAATCCCATTCCTGTGATGACTTCCCCTTTCGATCCACCCATACAAAACATCCGAACAGGTGGAAAAGTTTAGCAGTTAAGATTTACGATCGAACCAATCGTCTTTACAATTCCATCCAATACGGACTCACTTCTGCTAAAGTGTTTTTTCTAAAAAGTTTTAATGCCAATCGGTCCAATCCAATTGAAATCCCCGAACAATTTGGAAATCCATTCCCTAAGGCGGTGAGAAAATCTTCATCGATGGGGAACACTTCTTTCCCTAGTTTTTCGCGTAATGCCTGTTCGTCTGTAAATCGTTCCCGTTGTTCGTTTGTATCCTTCAGTTCATAAAAGGCATTGGCAAGCTCCAAACCGTCCCAATAGATTTCAAACCGTTTGGCAACACCATCCTCAATTCTTGCAAGGGCGGCACATTCTGGTGGATAATCATACAAAAATACAATCCCTTCCCCTAATTTTGGTTCGATGCAATTGAGAAACACCAAAAAGAACAAATCTTCATACTGCCAGTTCTGTAATTGTTCATTTGTTTCCGCAGTTAATTTGAGTTTGGTGATGGTCTGAATTAAATTTTCCCTTTCAAACCCATGCCCAAGATGAATCAGGAATACTTCCTGTACACGGAAATGACGAATCCATCCTGGTTTGGAAAGTTGGTTGTGGAGTGTCGGTTCTCCAACCGTGAAAATAAGTTCCCGTAGGAATTTTTCAATGAAATGACGGAGAACCACATCATCCATCCCTTCTGCATAGAGTTCCAACATGAGAAACTCTTTGGTATGAAAGGGACTTCCCACCTCTCCTGACCTGTAAGTATGGGCAATCTCAAAGATATGAGATAGGCCCATTGCCATCAATTGTTTTAAACTGTATTCAGGAGATGTGATGAGATATCCCTTTTCACGCCCAGAGGGAGAGCGCACTTCGAAGGGATCCAAATACGGTTCCATTCCGACGATGGGTTTCAGCGTGGGTGTATCCACTTCCAAAAATTCATTCCGAGTCAAAATCTCTCTTACGGACTGTAAAAGTTTCGATCGAAAAATGAGTGTATCTTTTGGTAAAACCTGCAAAACTAACCTCCGATGGCAAAAAAAACGAAATACTTAACTGTAAGGGAAATCCAAAACGCCTATGAAATTGTCATCTCATCCAAAGAAGTCCATGCAGAAATGGAAGAAGAATTGGACTCGGTGATGCATATGTTATTTTTCCAAACCAGATCCCACATCCAAATGGACCTTTCCAATTTGCCCTATCTTCCCTTAACTCTCCTCACCAAACTTTTGAATATGGCACGTGACCTGCGGTTGAAAAAACGAGTGATGGTGTTAAATGGACTCACCCTTTCCGGCCACCACTACTTAAAACGTTTTGGACTCATTCGATTGGTATTCCCGAGTGATTCCATCCTTAGAGAGTCTCATCGAGATCCCAGGGGATAATTTCCAACTGGACACCCATTTCACCTAACAAAAGCATCGTTCGTTTGTCGAGAGTCACCCCTTTTGTGTATTCCGATGCAAATTCAACCGAAAGGTAAATCGCCGAATCAAAGTTTTCCGTGAATTCTTTCAGTTCTTTGCGGACAGGGCCAAGTGCTTTTAAGATGTCCCAAATATGATCCTGGGCTGAAAACTCAGGCCCTAACTTAGAATTGAGCTGCCAATGACTCGGAATTGTCATATTTTGAATGTCTTTTACATCCCCACCATGATAATAGTCAGGCTTTAGGCCTAGTTTTTCCGTCACTTCCAAGGGACGAAGCCTCGGACCACTGATGGCAAACATGGCCCACGATTTTAGTTCTCTTTGTGTTCCCAATTCCATTTTTTACTTTTTTTTTCTACTACAAGAACCAAATTGAGAAAGAACTCAAGGGAAAAACATGAAAAATATTTTGGTAATTGAGGACGATCCGGACATCGGGAACCTAATCCGGAAATCTCTCGATTCAGCTCACTACACCACCTCCGTTTTTGAAAATGGCGAAGATGGATTGAAATTTTATAAGTCCAATCATCCTGATTTGGTGATCCTAGACCTATCTCTTCCAGACATTGACGGAATGGAAATTTGCAGAAGCATTCGGAAATCGGACGAAAGTACACCGATTTTTATTTTATCAGCGCGAACTGAAGAAATTGATCGGATCATGGGACTCGAGTTAGGTGCTGATGATTATATCACCAAACCATTTTCTGTTCGTGAACTCAAAACACGAGTGGATGTCTTCTTTCGTAGATGGGATAAAAAAATTGGAATCAAACCCAATGTGGGCCAAGCAGGCGAAATCATCCGTGGTGCCTTAAAAATTGATTCCATTCGTCGTCGTGTCACCTTAAACGAAAACATCATCAACATCTCCCGAAAAGAATTCGACATTTTACAACTGCTCGCGGGTTCTCCAGGAAAAGTTTTTTCTCGTGAAATGATTTTGGAATCTGTTTGGGGTGTGGAATGGGATGGGTTTGAAAGGATGATCGACAGCCATATCAAACGAATTCGTTCCAAACTGGAAAAAAATTCAGCACAACCAGAATGGATTGAAACCATTTGGGGCATTGGGTATCGTTTCACTGATAATTTTGAAAACATAGTCGTACCAGACTAACGAACGTTATGGAAGAAGTGAAAAAAAGTAAGTCCCTCATCGACGAAATTAAGTTGTATGAGAAAAAAGCCAAGGAAATTGAACAGAGAGCCAAGGAGAAGTATATGGAACAAGTAAGTGACATCAAACAAAAGTTAGGGAAAGCAAGTGAAGAAGCATCCATCCGTGCAAAGGAAGTGATCGACAATGTGGGAAGTTACGTAAAAGAAAACCCACAAAAAGCAGCTGTGATCGGATTTGGTGTCGGACTTGGTCTTGGACTGGCTCTCGGCTTAATTTTTAAGAAGAAATAATTGGACGAAAGACACACAAAACAACGCAAAAAAGGTGGCTTAAAAACCGCCTTCGAAGATTTGATCGCCAAACTCGTGTCTTATGCAGAAGTCATGGTGATTTATCTGCAAAAGAACATACAGTTTTATATTCAAAACTTTGTTCGAAAGAGTGTATGGGTTTTTACAGCTCTCACTCTTATTTTCCTAGGACTTATGTACACTTCGTACGGCATTTTCTTAAGTATCCAAAAATTTATCGCCGCTGGCGACCCCATCCTTGCGAGTTTCGGAACAGGAATTGGATTTTTATTTTTCGCCATCCTCTTTTTATCATTTGTGTTCCGTAAGTAACGAATATGGTATTCAATCCCTTCCAAGACCACAATCGTTACCTAGACAAAGATCCAAAGGACATGAGCCTCTCAGAACTTCGGATGTTACTCAAAATCAAACGTATGGACTTACAGCTCGGATGGAATGAATTCGAAGGCAAAATCAAATTTTGGCAACGAGTGTTTCGTTCCCTACGGGAATCAGGAATCTTAGACAAAGCCAAAGATGGGATCCAAAGTTATTTGCAAAAAGACTCTCCAAAAGAATAAGGATTTCCCTTTCCAAAACCGATCCTAATAAAAACGGAAAAGGACGTGCGATGGCATCGGAAGAAATTTTAGTATTTACCACAATTAGCGACCGCGACATGGCAGAAGAACATATCTCTGAAATGTTAGAACAAGGCATCATCATTTCCGGCACCATCTTCCCTGAAGTGGAACTCGTTTACTTATGGGAAGGCAAAATCACGGTTGATACCGAAAACAAAATACTCCTAAAAACGACCGCCGACAAGTATGATGCCATCGAAACCTATATCCAAAAACGCCATCCCTACATTGCACCGGAAATCATCCGAATGGATGTGAGTTTTGGTAGCCCCGCCTACAAAGCGTTTGTTGCCGACAAAATCAAAAAAAATTCGTAAAAAATAGCCAAACGATTTGATTCCTCTCATTCAAATCTAAAGTTGGGCGCCTCGAAAGGTCTTTAGACCAAACATAGATTCATAACACCGATCGGGTAACTTCGGGGTGCGCATTCGCTCCCGTCCTAGTCGGCGCTCGCCTCCTAGGACCAAGCCCTCCGTTCCCCTGGCGCAGACAAAAAATGTGTTGCCAAATGACTACGTAAATTCTATTAGTCAAATGGCTACACATCATGGATTTACGACGAGATGTATTTCAGGCAATTGCAGACCCCACAAGGCGGGCCATCCTCCTCCTTTTGGCCACCCAGTCCATGACAGCAGGTGCCATTGCTTCCCAATTTGATTCCAAACGTCCTACCATTTCCAAACACCTACTCATCTTAACAGAATGTGAACTGTTACATCGGGAACCCATTGGACGTGAGATGTATTACCACCTAAACCCAAACAAAATGAAAGAAATTGCAAACTTCATTGCTCCTTTCCAAAAACTTTGGGACGACCGCTTCAACAATCTCGAATCCGTGATGAAAGATTATAAACGAAAGGCATAGAAGGATTAAAGAAAACTCCAATCGAACACAGAAATCGTTAAAATATGATCCAAAAGGAATTTAAAATGGAACTCAAAACAAAAGTGATCGCAGAAGACGGCAAACAAGAGTTAACCATCGAACGTGAATTTGATTTACCTGTCGCACTCGTGTACCAAGCGCACACAGAACCGGAACTCATTGAACAATGGATGGGAAACAAAGTCCTACAATTTGAAAAACGAAACCATGGCAGTTACCTTTTTGAAACCAAATCCCCAGAAGGAGTGGTTCTCTTTCGAGCGAATGGAGTGTTACTCAATCTTGTGGAAAACCAAAGTTTTGTGCGCACCTTTGAGATGGAAAACACAGGTTTTGCAATCCAACTTGAATTTTTTAGCTTTGAATCAATATCCAAAGAGAAATCCAAACTGAAGATGCATATCATCTATCAGTCCGTGGTACAAAGAGACCAAATTTTGAAAATGCCTTTTGCCCAAGGGATCAATATGGCTCACAACCGATTGGAAACAATCGCAAAACAGTCTATGGAATAA
This Leptospira biflexa serovar Patoc strain 'Patoc 1 (Paris)' DNA region includes the following protein-coding sequences:
- a CDS encoding LBF_4227 family protein; translated protein: MDERHTKQRKKGGLKTAFEDLIAKLVSYAEVMVIYLQKNIQFYIQNFVRKSVWVFTALTLIFLGLMYTSYGIFLSIQKFIAAGDPILASFGTGIGFLFFAILFLSFVFRK
- a CDS encoding DUF4279 domain-containing protein, with the translated sequence MELGTQRELKSWAMFAISGPRLRPLEVTEKLGLKPDYYHGGDVKDIQNMTIPSHWQLNSKLGPEFSAQDHIWDILKALGPVRKELKEFTENFDSAIYLSVEFASEYTKGVTLDKRTMLLLGEMGVQLEIIPWDLDETL
- the cutA gene encoding divalent-cation tolerance protein CutA yields the protein MASEEILVFTTISDRDMAEEHISEMLEQGIIISGTIFPEVELVYLWEGKITVDTENKILLKTTADKYDAIETYIQKRHPYIAPEIIRMDVSFGSPAYKAFVADKIKKNS
- a CDS encoding DUF883 family protein yields the protein MEEVKKSKSLIDEIKLYEKKAKEIEQRAKEKYMEQVSDIKQKLGKASEEASIRAKEVIDNVGSYVKENPQKAAVIGFGVGLGLGLALGLIFKKK
- a CDS encoding amino acid--tRNA ligase-related protein, which produces MQVLPKDTLIFRSKLLQSVREILTRNEFLEVDTPTLKPIVGMEPYLDPFEVRSPSGREKGYLITSPEYSLKQLMAMGLSHIFEIAHTYRSGEVGSPFHTKEFLMLELYAEGMDDVVLRHFIEKFLRELIFTVGEPTLHNQLSKPGWIRHFRVQEVFLIHLGHGFERENLIQTITKLKLTAETNEQLQNWQYEDLFFLVFLNCIEPKLGEGIVFLYDYPPECAALARIEDGVAKRFEIYWDGLELANAFYELKDTNEQRERFTDEQALREKLGKEVFPIDEDFLTALGNGFPNCSGISIGLDRLALKLFRKNTLAEVSPYWMEL
- a CDS encoding response regulator transcription factor, translating into MKNILVIEDDPDIGNLIRKSLDSAHYTTSVFENGEDGLKFYKSNHPDLVILDLSLPDIDGMEICRSIRKSDESTPIFILSARTEEIDRIMGLELGADDYITKPFSVRELKTRVDVFFRRWDKKIGIKPNVGQAGEIIRGALKIDSIRRRVTLNENIINISRKEFDILQLLAGSPGKVFSREMILESVWGVEWDGFERMIDSHIKRIRSKLEKNSAQPEWIETIWGIGYRFTDNFENIVVPD
- a CDS encoding SRPBCC family protein, translating into MELKTKVIAEDGKQELTIEREFDLPVALVYQAHTEPELIEQWMGNKVLQFEKRNHGSYLFETKSPEGVVLFRANGVLLNLVENQSFVRTFEMENTGFAIQLEFFSFESISKEKSKLKMHIIYQSVVQRDQILKMPFAQGINMAHNRLETIAKQSME
- a CDS encoding LA_2478/LA_2722/LA_4182 family protein; translation: MKKILTLVLFLLPLIITSQTLKDAKEFQALSKKMCAKTSECMKEKLKDLPPEQRKMVESQFVNGNVCESRYKQYVVDGQKPSASDKPSKKLTKQDIEDMKQCAKEMAAFSCADLEEGKVPSACEKFQSEEE
- a CDS encoding ArsR/SmtB family transcription factor, with amino-acid sequence MDLRRDVFQAIADPTRRAILLLLATQSMTAGAIASQFDSKRPTISKHLLILTECELLHREPIGREMYYHLNPNKMKEIANFIAPFQKLWDDRFNNLESVMKDYKRKA